A stretch of DNA from Gimesia chilikensis:
GAATGCGAGACTCATCATCGGGTTGGCTATGGAAGTTTGAATCACTCATCAGATATCTATTGAGAATCTGACGAACAATGCGAGCGTAGGAACCTCCCAGTTCGTCATCAGAATCACGCAACGACGTTGCTTCCAGCAACAGAAGAACTCGCTGTGTGGTATTTCGGTTCGTGTCGGCCTGACCTCCGATGTGATGCACAATTTCATGACTAAACGCCATGTTTCCGAAGATGCCTTCCGCACCCGGTCCTTTCAGTGATACATCTTTGTAATTCATCTCTGCCAGAGTCATTTCGATTTCTCTGGCGGCGACTCGATGTTGCGTATCAGCTTGACCGTCAACCAGCATGGTCCAGTCCACGTCGCTGCCACTGGTCCACTCACGGCGAGCCAATGAACCGAAGACAACCACATCCACATCGTCCGATGTAAACTGTCGCAACGTTTTAAGAAGCAAATCCTGCACCGCAAAAGCATCCGCTTGTGCAGCCACCATCGTGGGCCATTCTTTGCCACTGTCGGCACTGAACTGCGCCACATAGTCGAAAGCGGGGTCAATTGAGCCATTGGGCATTACTTCACCAATCCTTTCTGATGTAGTTGCTTGCCGATGGATGACCACTCGTATTTGCCTGCGAGTAGCTCGTTCCAGTATTTCTTGGCAACCTTCCAAGGGACCAGTTCGTGGAGCGGGGCGATGTTCAGGACGACTCCATCGTTGAGGTCCGGTTCGAGATGCAGGTTTGCTGCCCGGCGCAGCTTGTCCTCGAAGTCCCGCAGTTCAGAGAGGAAGTCTTCTTGTTTTTCTGCTTCCTTGGCAATTCGCTTGGCTTCCTTACCAGAGTCGCCAGCGACGGCACTCTGGCTGCGAAGTGCTTCGAGACGGCTGGTTTCCAATCGAATCTTTGGTTCGACGTAATTTACCAACGCTTTGAAGAGCAGGTCTTTGTCCAACTGGTGGTAATACAACCAGATGGCGTAGTTCTTCTTCAAGGATTGGAGCAACCAGTAGATCGGGGCGCTTCTGCGGCTCTGCGAGTACCTAGTCACATGATCGTCCCAGAAACCGTTTTTTCCGGGTTTGCGAAGGTAGTCTCGAATCTTCTTAACGCCGAGGATGTCGCACGCCTCTGTTTCGACGGCATCTCCTCGGCCCTCAGAAATGACATCACATACATCTCGAATACGCCTCACGATGTCATCAGCGTGGTCCGGGTCGTCAACTAGGATGGCAAGCGTTTGAGAATCTTGAGGAAGTCCACCGGCTTGACTTTGCAAACTGCCGGGTGTGTCCTGAATGGCTTGTGGAGGATACGACGGAAGAACACTGTAAGGACTCTTTGATGCAAGCTCGTTTGCGAGTTCGGAATAAGACTTTAGCCCCCATCGTCCGAAAACAATGCCGACCGAGTGCGAAAGAAGCATCCCTGCAATAGTCGAGTCGCTCAGACTAGGAGTGCCTTCGTCGTCACGTTGCCCATCCGACGAGTCATCGTCGTCATCGAACACGTTGATTTCCCGCAGCCGACGAACATCTTGTTGAGTCATTCCGTATGCTGCATTCACTGTGCGATCCCAGTCGGCGTCAATGGCAGTAACTCGTTGCTGCAATGTAAGAAATTGGCCTCGCACGTTCCGAATCAAAGCAGTAAGGCTTGTGCAATTGGGCAGGCCGCAGTAAACGGCACTGGTCTCGTTAATGGCGTCCAGCGATCGAAGATTCTGAATCAGATCATTGGTGGCTGCTTCAAGGCGAGGGAGGTCATCGCATTCGATGCCTTTCCACGGTAGAGTCTTAATGATGCCGCTCATAAACTTCCCAGCGTTTGACTGTAGCTCGATGAGGCTGGTGATTAGCTTCGAGTTTACCCACCCTAAAATGGCTATGTTGCTCACCTTCGATTCTGAGAAGATGACTGGCCCTTGACTTGTGAAGAGGCAGCCAGAAGGCAGAACTCGTGCGCTAAAGCCACGCCCGCTGCGTAGCGAGTATGTCGCCCCCGGTCGCCGCCAATAGTCCGAAGCTTGACGTGCTTGGGCATCAGTTCCGTTCACACGAATGTTCGCTTCACGCATCTCTTTTCCGTCGCTATCCCATCCGACGACGAGATGAATGTTACCGTAATACCTCTGATAGCCACCGCCTTTAGCGAGATGCTCCCACCTGTTGTTTGGCCCAATCATGTCGGGAGCGACTTCCCAGCGGAGCCGGATGAACCGAAAATCATCCCACGTAGTCATCCCTTGTCGAGCCGTTCCTACGGTTGGCTCAAACTTGCTTGGTAACACAAGCAAGTCGGCGACCTTAGAAGGGAGAGAGTAAAGAATCTTGTAATTGGGAAAACGCTTAAACACGCTCGGAAGTAGGCGGAATGCAACCGATTCCCCACCGTTGTCGATCCTGATCGCTTTGGATAACTGTTCTTCACGTCCGGCTTGACGACGGACATCGAAAGCTACAAGTGGATGGCGAGGTAATGGATCGGCAACAAAGGTGTAAGCAGCAGACTCTACAAGGGCCGCATCCATGACCGCTGCACCAAGATCTGCAATAGTCACAATCCTGTCAATAAGAATATCGTGCCTCCAATTTCGAAGGCGGGTGGCGACCATGAAAGAGCGAGATGTAATTGCTCCTCCAATGCCAGTACATAAATGGAGAGATCGTTCAACAAATGTTGCAAGTAATTCCGTGTAGCTGAGTGGAAATGCCTTCTTTAAGTATGCAAAAGCCCTTTCTGGTGCGAGACCGAACGGTGGATTCATAAGCACCACGTCATAGCGATTTTGGCACAAATCCACAAAGGCAAAGCCCCGTACAGCGTCCTCCGTGAATAGCCTGCGTTGCAGACGCTGGCCATTCTGCGCTTTTTCGGCGTAGGACCGCAGAGCTTCAATAACTTTTTCTTCTGCTTGCTCGAAGAATTGAGAGTCAGTGATTTCCTTTACCGAGAAGACTTTGACTACCGGCTCGCTTGGTTTGTCGAACAGAGTCCGCTGAATCGAGATGCCACCGATTTCGTACTGCCGCTTGGCTTCACGGATCGCATCTCGAATTTCTTCTTCGATCTTGAGCAGCGATCCAGCCTCACCTGCCAGTTTCATTTTATCGAAGACGACTTCCACGACTTGGCCGAGGACTTTCGGTTCAAGCTGTCCGACAAACTCTTTGAGCATTTGCTCTTCACCCGGCATCGGTTCCGCACAGACGAAGTTGGAGCGGGTGATCGTCGGGCGGTCCTTCTTCAGCCCCATATCCTGATATGCTCGCTGGCAACGCAGCCAAAGGGCCAACGCTGCAATCTGGCTGGCCCGCAGGTCAATGTCGATGCCGTGCAGGTTGTGGGCGAGAATCAACCGAGGAACATCACGTTCCAAGTCTTCCAACTTCGGGTAATCCTTCTGAAGCGCCGGGCCGAGGTCGGGGTCGGCGTAGGCTTCCTCGTAAATCGTCAGCAATAGGTCGAAGCAGTACAGCAGGAAGTGACCGCTGCCACAGGCTGGGTCGAGAATCTTCAATTCCCGTGGGTCCTTCTTTTGGCGGTGAAGAATGGGGACTGGGAGCTTGAGCAGTTCTTCCTGCGAAAGATCGTCTTGCCCCTCAGCGGCATCCTTGGGCGGTTGTTCGTCTTCCTTGAGGAAATTGTCGGTGGGGCGACGAACCATGTACCGGCATTGATCCTTGAGCCTCGTCTCGCCTTTACGCATCTCGTACCAGATGCGCCCCAACGTGTTGTCAGTCAGGAACTCGACCACATAGCGGGGTGTGAAAAACTGATTTCGGAAGGCCAGTTCGTAAGAATTGCGGGGTGCTTGGCTTTCCTTGCGTGCTTTATCTCGCAATTCCTTGGGCGTGAAATACTGGTAGACCCAGCCGATGGTTTCGTCCTGCGACCAGATTAGCGGCCATTGTTCTCGTAACTCAGTTTCCTCGGCCTTGATTCCGCCGCCATTGAGCAGGTCGAGAACTTCATCCAACGTCTTCTGTCGAGGGTACAGGCGATTGGCCGGATCGTTGGGATTGAAAAGCACGCCGATTTCGTCGGAGAGTGCCCCACCCAGCCAGTCCAAGAAATGACGGTAGGCAACATCCTGATGTCCGGTGTTGTAGAGCCGTTCATCTTCCTCATGGTCGGCTAGATAGAACTTCACGCCATTGGAGTTCACACCCCGACTCACTGCTTCACGAAACTTCTGCCCTCCTACATAGACATCACGGGCTTCCATCATCTTGTAGGCACAGAGTCGATTGAGGTGCGTGAAGGCAATTTCCCGCACCAACTGATCGAGAGCCTCCTTCGGCTTGAACCCACGGGCCTTGATGTGGGCGAAGTGATCGAGAATATCTTTGCGTGCCGCCCGATCCTCGTCAGTCGTCAAGTTATTCATCTCGGCGTTTGAATCGGCAATGACCTTTTCATCTTTGGTAAAGATGGTGTACTTCCCCTCAAGCTCCTGTGAAATGGAGTCTTCCAGTAGCTTGCGGCACTGCGTCACGACATTGCGGAGCTTGTTGCGAATCTCTTGGTCCATATCACTCCGCTCCCTGTGGTTGCGCCGCTCGTAGTTGTTTCATTTGATTTTGAATCAGGTCGTCTAAACAAGTCACGACATGCCGAATCGTATCGACTGCTTGCATCGCAAAAGCTGGGGCAATTTGTTGTTGTTCGCCACTTAGGTCTGTCTTGTTCCGGTCAGCTCGATGCACGATGTCGTTGCGACGACTGACAGTATCCTCAACCAATTTGCCGAGTTCTGTCGGCTTGCGACTGAGCCTAGCTCCAATCTCGCCCCAAGGTTGTTCGACTCCGAACATCACGCCTACAACGTGGACCCCTCGTCGGCCACTGAGGTTTGTTTCCAAGTAGAGTCGAACCTTGTTTGCGACAAACAGCGTGTCAGGATCAGCAAGAAGCCGAAGGGCATCCGGCAAGTCAAATCTGATTGCAGAGAGATGACCGACTAGTTCCTTATCTTTAATGTTGATGAATGATCGTCCCTTGATCGTGATTAGTTCCTCAAAGTGCGCATTCATTACTGCCGGGAGATATGTCTCCAAACCAGTGCAGGCGATCACAACGGCTTGTCGAAGTAAATTGCAAAGGGCGCTCTTACGAATGAGTCTTGGGGCGACTTCAGCCCGTTCCCGAATCATCCCTAGAAAGACTTCGTTGTATATGACCATCACCCCTTCATCGTGATCGGCCTTCACCAAATCTCGTAGTGTGCGAAGTACACCTTCTTCGGTGTTGGGCGCATCATGCTCCAAAAGCCGATAGACCTTTAGCAGCAGGTCCGCTGGCCGGATGTTGTCTTCAAAAATTTGTCGAGGACTGAGCATGGTTCATTCCAAAATGATGATGGCACCTTCGTCGATGCACTTCTGAAGTGAATCCCGAATGAGGTCGAGGGCTTTGTCGAGTTCCGCCTGCGTCTCAATGGGCCGATTAAAGAACCCCGAAACACGAACCTTTCGGATCGGGGCTTTCTTGTCGTTGCCAATCGAAAGTTCCTGCAACTTGACCAACACAGACGACTTCAACCCATCGACGGCAGCGAGATCCGACTCCATTTCGGTCAGACTGGCCTTACCGAGCGACTTTCCTTCCTGCACCGCCTCTTTGTCTTCCGTGGTGCCGACTCGCCCTTGAAGCGGAGTCAGCAATGACAATGCCATAC
This window harbors:
- a CDS encoding nucleotidyltransferase domain-containing protein, which encodes MPNGSIDPAFDYVAQFSADSGKEWPTMVAAQADAFAVQDLLLKTLRQFTSDDVDVVVFGSLARREWTSGSDVDWTMLVDGQADTQHRVAAREIEMTLAEMNYKDVSLKGPGAEGIFGNMAFSHEIVHHIGGQADTNRNTTQRVLLLLEATSLRDSDDELGGSYARIVRQILNRYLMSDSNFHSQPDDESRIPRFLMNDVVRYWRTMCVDFAYKDWDQGGKKWAIRNIKLRTSRKLLFVAGLLMVFSCYKNESLLSDGANSGDYQMKLQKHLLNFVHSTPLNILVWTLRELGLDEPCRAFLCIYEEFLGQINDKTVRDHLGILSEEDVYTDAIFLKCREISHRLQATLRSMCFEIDTPLREFTCEYGVF
- the pglX gene encoding BREX-1 system adenine-specific DNA-methyltransferase PglX — translated: MDQEIRNKLRNVVTQCRKLLEDSISQELEGKYTIFTKDEKVIADSNAEMNNLTTDEDRAARKDILDHFAHIKARGFKPKEALDQLVREIAFTHLNRLCAYKMMEARDVYVGGQKFREAVSRGVNSNGVKFYLADHEEDERLYNTGHQDVAYRHFLDWLGGALSDEIGVLFNPNDPANRLYPRQKTLDEVLDLLNGGGIKAEETELREQWPLIWSQDETIGWVYQYFTPKELRDKARKESQAPRNSYELAFRNQFFTPRYVVEFLTDNTLGRIWYEMRKGETRLKDQCRYMVRRPTDNFLKEDEQPPKDAAEGQDDLSQEELLKLPVPILHRQKKDPRELKILDPACGSGHFLLYCFDLLLTIYEEAYADPDLGPALQKDYPKLEDLERDVPRLILAHNLHGIDIDLRASQIAALALWLRCQRAYQDMGLKKDRPTITRSNFVCAEPMPGEEQMLKEFVGQLEPKVLGQVVEVVFDKMKLAGEAGSLLKIEEEIRDAIREAKRQYEIGGISIQRTLFDKPSEPVVKVFSVKEITDSQFFEQAEEKVIEALRSYAEKAQNGQRLQRRLFTEDAVRGFAFVDLCQNRYDVVLMNPPFGLAPERAFAYLKKAFPLSYTELLATFVERSLHLCTGIGGAITSRSFMVATRLRNWRHDILIDRIVTIADLGAAVMDAALVESAAYTFVADPLPRHPLVAFDVRRQAGREEQLSKAIRIDNGGESVAFRLLPSVFKRFPNYKILYSLPSKVADLLVLPSKFEPTVGTARQGMTTWDDFRFIRLRWEVAPDMIGPNNRWEHLAKGGGYQRYYGNIHLVVGWDSDGKEMREANIRVNGTDAQARQASDYWRRPGATYSLRSGRGFSARVLPSGCLFTSQGPVIFSESKVSNIAILGWVNSKLITSLIELQSNAGKFMSGIIKTLPWKGIECDDLPRLEAATNDLIQNLRSLDAINETSAVYCGLPNCTSLTALIRNVRGQFLTLQQRVTAIDADWDRTVNAAYGMTQQDVRRLREINVFDDDDDSSDGQRDDEGTPSLSDSTIAGMLLSHSVGIVFGRWGLKSYSELANELASKSPYSVLPSYPPQAIQDTPGSLQSQAGGLPQDSQTLAILVDDPDHADDIVRRIRDVCDVISEGRGDAVETEACDILGVKKIRDYLRKPGKNGFWDDHVTRYSQSRRSAPIYWLLQSLKKNYAIWLYYHQLDKDLLFKALVNYVEPKIRLETSRLEALRSQSAVAGDSGKEAKRIAKEAEKQEDFLSELRDFEDKLRRAANLHLEPDLNDGVVLNIAPLHELVPWKVAKKYWNELLAGKYEWSSIGKQLHQKGLVK